AGAGTCTCTCGCTGGCGTCGCAAGCCCGGAGACCGGCCTGGAATCCTCACATTTTGGCAAACCCGCGGTGGGCGGGCGCAGGCCGTGGCGCGACCGATCCGGCGCGTTCGAATGCGTTCAACCTCTGCGTTCTCACTCTTTTCAGAGGGAACGTTCATGTCCAGCAGCATCCTGACGCAACAGGCGTCGAGTACTTCCATCCCCCTTTCCAAGCGCATCAGCCTGGCCGTTGGCGCCAGCCTGCTCGGTGCGCTGCTGGTGTATTTCGCCGGTTTCTCTCATCTGGAAGCAGTGCACAACGCTGCCCACGATACCCGCCATAGTGCGGGCTTCCCCTGCCACTGACGCACGCTGCCTGCGCGTAAGCGCAGCGTATTCGAGGCACTCGCGATCGCTGGTTCGCCGCGCTCGAGGTCTCGTTTCGTCCGGAGAACTGCAATGATCAAACGTATCGCCCAGACCGCCGGATTCGCCGGTCTGATCGCCGCGCTGGTGCTGACCGTGGTCCAGCTGCTGTGGGTATCCCCGCTGATCCTCAAGGCGGAAACCTATGAGAAATCCGAGCCGGCCGCCGCACTGGTCGAAGAACATGCCCATGAGCACGCCGACGGCGCAGTTGCGGGTCATCACCATGACGAGGAAGCCTGGGAGCCGGAAGATGGCTGGCAGCGCATCCTCTCCACCACCGGCGGCAATCTGGTGGTCGCGGTGGGTTTCGCGCTGATGCTCGCGGGCCTGTTCACCCTGCGTGAGCCGGGCAAGACCTCCGAAGGCCTGCTCTGGGGCCTGGCCGGTTTTGCCGTGTTCAACCTGGCGCCGTCCCTCGGCCTGCCGCCGGAAGTCCCCGGCACCGCCGCCGCGGATCTGAGCCTGCGGCAGACCTGGTGGATCGGCACTGCCGCCGCCACCGCCGCCGGTCTCGCGCTGCTGGTGTTCGGCCGCCACTGGGCGCTGCGCATCGTCGGCCTTGCGTTGC
This Pseudomonas sp. ATCC 13867 DNA region includes the following protein-coding sequences:
- a CDS encoding CbtB domain-containing protein, whose protein sequence is MSSSILTQQASSTSIPLSKRISLAVGASLLGALLVYFAGFSHLEAVHNAAHDTRHSAGFPCH
- a CDS encoding CbtA family protein, with amino-acid sequence MIKRIAQTAGFAGLIAALVLTVVQLLWVSPLILKAETYEKSEPAAALVEEHAHEHADGAVAGHHHDEEAWEPEDGWQRILSTTGGNLVVAVGFALMLAGLFTLREPGKTSEGLLWGLAGFAVFNLAPSLGLPPEVPGTAAADLSLRQTWWIGTAAATAAGLALLVFGRHWALRIVGLALLVVPHVIGAPQPEVHSSLAPESLAHEFIVASLVTNAVFWAALGLVAAWLFRRFAPSA